A region from the Paenarthrobacter aurescens genome encodes:
- a CDS encoding Hsp20/alpha crystallin family protein encodes MLMRTDPFREFDRLAQQVFGTTARPAGMPMDAWQEDGQFVVAFDLPGVDPQTVDLDVERNVLTVKAERKSPAGENTEMIAAERPQGVFSRQLILGDTLDTDGVQASYDAGVLTLRIPVAEKAKPRRIEIQSSGQRQEINA; translated from the coding sequence ATGCTGATGCGCACTGACCCGTTCCGCGAATTCGACAGGCTCGCACAACAGGTTTTTGGCACAACAGCACGCCCGGCCGGAATGCCGATGGATGCATGGCAGGAGGACGGACAATTCGTTGTTGCCTTCGATCTGCCAGGGGTGGATCCGCAAACGGTTGACCTGGACGTCGAGCGCAATGTCCTCACCGTAAAGGCAGAACGTAAGTCGCCCGCTGGCGAGAACACCGAGATGATCGCCGCCGAACGCCCCCAAGGCGTCTTCAGCCGCCAACTCATCCTCGGTGACACCTTGGATACCGATGGCGTCCAGGCAAGCTACGACGCCGGCGTGCTCACACTCCGCATCCCCGTTGCCGAGAAGGCCAAGCCGCGGCGCATCGAAATCCAGTCCAGCGGGCAGAGGCAGGAAATTAACGCCTAA
- a CDS encoding J domain-containing protein produces the protein MSPDATAREITRAYRSLLRTHHPDTRQRADDGGTTSAADLQELHAIMQAYVVLSDPGKRAAYDRARRTPGSTGGTPVKVRFHRSGSTAPQREQSPLSFGPSRWDPSPRNLRSPRSNP, from the coding sequence GTGTCGCCGGACGCGACGGCCCGTGAAATCACCCGCGCCTACCGCTCGCTGCTACGGACGCATCACCCGGACACACGCCAGAGGGCCGACGACGGCGGCACCACCTCCGCGGCCGACCTCCAGGAACTGCACGCCATCATGCAGGCGTACGTCGTTTTGTCGGACCCAGGAAAGCGGGCGGCATACGATCGTGCGCGCAGAACACCCGGTAGTACTGGCGGGACGCCGGTGAAAGTGCGCTTCCACCGCTCCGGGTCCACGGCTCCCCAACGCGAGCAGTCCCCATTGTCGTTTGGACCGTCCCGTTGGGATCCTTCACCCCGCAATCTGAGATCACCGAGGAGTAATCCATGA
- a CDS encoding DUF6350 family protein — MKLRADQTGNRGLPMPLWLQGGLEAAQAAFISAIVVILPLVGVWATDGFQDRNVDSLARLGGQAWLLIHGVPLELAQVNIGTAAQPGSGLLSLFPLGLTLIPFLLSWRAGRRLARASYTDQLWQAFFGAFVVYAAFGTATGFICRTPEVGINLWFAMTIPLISFGLGMIVGARREAGSWSRLIGVDAVAWLAKTSQHSRWAGSYVGSALKAGFVATMASVCLAALLLAVTIVWHWTDIIAVYEGLKAGAMGGAVLTIAQLGYLPNLVIFALSWSTGAGFSLGVGSTAGPLGTAVGPLPALPVLGALPAGQLEFGVMALALPVVAGILAGWWFLREGENHFDEWLSIKIKARWFTAAVSTLFLGALIGSVAGLLGGALAWIARGSAGVGRLTEIGPHPLWMAVWLAAEVGIGVVIGYAVGPWLERSQKQREANLDEAAYDDEHA, encoded by the coding sequence ATGAAACTGCGCGCTGATCAGACCGGAAACCGTGGCCTCCCCATGCCCCTTTGGCTGCAGGGTGGTTTGGAAGCGGCTCAGGCAGCGTTCATTTCCGCCATTGTTGTGATCCTCCCGCTGGTGGGAGTGTGGGCAACGGACGGGTTCCAGGACCGGAACGTGGACTCCTTGGCACGGCTGGGCGGCCAGGCTTGGCTGCTGATCCACGGTGTCCCCCTGGAGCTGGCACAGGTCAACATCGGCACCGCGGCCCAACCAGGTTCCGGTTTGTTGTCCCTCTTTCCCCTTGGCCTGACGCTCATCCCGTTCCTGCTCTCATGGCGCGCAGGCCGCAGGCTCGCCCGGGCGTCCTACACGGACCAGCTGTGGCAGGCCTTCTTTGGTGCGTTTGTGGTGTACGCGGCGTTCGGGACTGCCACCGGATTCATTTGCCGGACACCGGAAGTCGGCATCAATCTTTGGTTTGCCATGACCATTCCGCTGATCTCCTTTGGCCTGGGCATGATTGTTGGTGCCCGGCGTGAGGCAGGCTCGTGGAGCCGGCTGATCGGCGTCGACGCCGTGGCGTGGCTTGCTAAGACCAGCCAGCATTCCCGCTGGGCCGGCTCCTACGTGGGCTCGGCTCTGAAGGCCGGCTTCGTGGCCACCATGGCTTCGGTCTGCCTGGCAGCATTGCTCCTGGCCGTCACCATCGTGTGGCACTGGACGGACATTATTGCCGTCTACGAGGGACTGAAAGCCGGCGCCATGGGCGGTGCCGTGCTCACCATCGCACAGCTCGGCTACCTGCCCAACCTCGTCATTTTCGCCCTGTCGTGGTCCACAGGGGCCGGCTTCTCGCTGGGTGTCGGCTCAACAGCGGGTCCGCTGGGCACCGCCGTCGGACCTCTTCCTGCCCTTCCCGTCCTTGGTGCCCTTCCCGCGGGACAGCTCGAATTCGGGGTCATGGCCCTTGCACTGCCGGTTGTCGCGGGGATCCTGGCGGGTTGGTGGTTCCTGCGCGAAGGCGAGAACCATTTTGACGAGTGGCTCTCCATCAAGATCAAAGCCCGTTGGTTCACGGCCGCCGTTTCCACCCTGTTCCTGGGCGCACTCATCGGCTCCGTTGCCGGGCTGCTCGGCGGTGCCCTTGCATGGATCGCCCGCGGTTCAGCGGGCGTTGGGCGGCTCACGGAAATCGGACCCCACCCGTTGTGGATGGCAGTATGGCTGGCCGCCGAAGTGGGCATCGGCGTCGTGATTGGCTACGCAGTGGGGCCGTGGCTGGAACGCAGCCAGAAGCAGCGCGAGGCGAACCTCGACGAAGCAGCGTACGACGACGAACACGCCTGA
- a CDS encoding iron ABC transporter permease: MGGSRRLENMNPDVGSKPNQQPRSEAEKSALGVSQNLFRAFLLAALGAFFVFSLNVNYVWLSAILTLAALVLGIVVLVRTLKHKHPRLMLFGTISGLVVTAVMCLLILTSTLFFNQVSTYQDCSRSALTESAKTQCLTQLENSMPGPLR; encoded by the coding sequence ATGGGCGGCTCGCGTAGGCTGGAAAACATGAATCCCGACGTCGGTTCCAAGCCGAACCAACAACCCCGCTCCGAGGCAGAGAAGTCTGCCCTTGGCGTGAGCCAGAACCTCTTCCGCGCCTTCCTTTTGGCGGCTTTGGGCGCGTTCTTCGTTTTCTCGCTGAATGTGAACTACGTGTGGTTGAGCGCCATCCTGACGCTTGCCGCGTTGGTGCTGGGCATTGTGGTGTTGGTCCGGACGCTGAAGCACAAGCACCCCAGGCTGATGCTGTTCGGGACAATTTCGGGCCTGGTTGTCACGGCTGTGATGTGCCTGCTGATCCTGACGTCGACGCTTTTCTTCAATCAGGTCAGCACGTACCAGGACTGCTCACGCAGCGCGCTCACGGAATCTGCCAAGACGCAGTGCCTCACGCAGCTGGAGAACTCCATGCCGGGGCCGTTGCGGTAG
- the purN gene encoding phosphoribosylglycinamide formyltransferase: MRIVVLVSGTGSNLQAVIDAVKSGELDVEIAAVGADRPDTYGVERSDEAGIETFVVNFNSFDTRAEWDTALRDKVLSYQPDVVVSSGFMRIVSADFIDAFGGKYVNTHPALLPSFPGAHGVRDAIAYGVKVTGCTVHWADAGVDTGPIIAQEAVTVLPEDSEESLHERIKVVERRLLVQTLADLAAGPA; the protein is encoded by the coding sequence ATGCGCATTGTTGTCCTCGTCTCCGGTACCGGTTCAAATCTTCAGGCAGTCATCGACGCCGTGAAGTCGGGTGAACTGGATGTCGAGATCGCCGCTGTGGGCGCCGACCGGCCCGATACCTACGGTGTTGAGCGCTCCGACGAAGCCGGGATTGAGACGTTCGTGGTCAACTTCAACTCGTTCGATACCCGTGCCGAGTGGGATACCGCCCTGCGCGACAAAGTCCTGTCCTACCAGCCGGACGTGGTGGTTTCCTCAGGCTTCATGAGGATCGTCAGTGCCGACTTCATCGACGCTTTCGGCGGCAAATACGTCAACACGCACCCAGCCCTGCTGCCGTCGTTCCCGGGCGCCCACGGAGTGCGCGACGCAATCGCCTACGGCGTGAAGGTCACTGGGTGCACCGTTCACTGGGCCGACGCCGGCGTGGACACGGGCCCCATCATCGCCCAGGAAGCGGTGACAGTTCTCCCTGAGGACTCGGAAGAATCCCTGCACGAGCGCATCAAGGTAGTGGAGCGCCGCCTCCTGGTTCAAACGCTCGCTGACCTGGCTGCCGGCCCCGCCTAG
- a CDS encoding MFS transporter: MNTYTAVPSGEQVVQELPWRWKVQGRIFLIGGLGFMFDAWDVTLNGILIPLLSKHWSLQPADAAWIGTANLIGMAVGAFAWGTIADTIGRKKAFTATLLIFSIFTVLGAFAPDIVWFCLFRFMAGFGLGGCIPVDYALVGEFTPRKQRGKVLTAMDGWWPIGAALCGFVSAGLVAAFGDWRLTMLIMVLPALLVFWVRRSVPESPLFLIRAGRRTEAAAVIDGLVKATGAEARAYSLPEPQAAPRLSPGSAWAQLRGIWQFNWKITTAAWALFFSILLVYYLSLTWMPRILIGAGFEEYKAFVTTASMAAVGLLGVVVAALLVERVGRKWILAITGPLSALTLVIVAFVVDVPSAAVFWLLVFGFVVQVAIPVLYAYVSELYPTELRGSGFGWASTFSRIGAGFGPLVFASFFWPEFGLAQSFAMAGGLVLLSVLWMAFFAPETKQRVLS; this comes from the coding sequence ATGAATACATACACAGCCGTGCCCAGCGGCGAACAAGTGGTGCAGGAACTGCCATGGCGGTGGAAGGTCCAGGGGCGGATTTTCCTGATCGGCGGGCTCGGGTTCATGTTCGACGCCTGGGATGTGACACTCAACGGCATCCTGATACCGCTACTGTCCAAGCACTGGTCTTTGCAGCCGGCTGACGCTGCATGGATCGGCACGGCCAACCTTATTGGCATGGCCGTGGGCGCGTTTGCGTGGGGCACCATTGCGGACACCATCGGCCGCAAAAAGGCATTCACAGCCACCCTCCTGATTTTCAGCATCTTCACGGTTCTGGGTGCCTTCGCCCCGGACATTGTGTGGTTCTGCCTTTTCCGCTTCATGGCCGGCTTTGGCTTGGGCGGCTGCATCCCCGTGGATTACGCGCTGGTGGGTGAGTTCACGCCCCGGAAGCAACGGGGCAAGGTGCTCACGGCCATGGATGGGTGGTGGCCCATTGGTGCCGCGCTCTGCGGCTTTGTCTCCGCCGGGCTTGTGGCGGCCTTTGGCGATTGGCGGCTCACCATGCTGATCATGGTGCTGCCGGCGTTGCTGGTGTTTTGGGTGCGGCGTTCCGTTCCGGAGTCTCCGCTGTTCCTGATTCGTGCGGGTCGTCGCACTGAGGCGGCTGCCGTGATTGATGGTTTGGTGAAGGCAACCGGCGCCGAGGCGCGGGCGTATAGCTTGCCTGAACCCCAGGCCGCGCCGCGTCTCTCCCCCGGCAGTGCCTGGGCGCAGTTGCGTGGGATCTGGCAGTTCAACTGGAAGATCACCACAGCGGCCTGGGCGTTGTTCTTCAGCATCCTGCTGGTCTATTACTTGTCGCTCACTTGGATGCCCCGCATTCTCATCGGCGCCGGGTTCGAGGAGTACAAGGCGTTTGTCACCACGGCGAGCATGGCCGCGGTCGGACTTTTGGGCGTCGTTGTTGCCGCCCTGCTGGTGGAGCGTGTTGGGCGTAAGTGGATCCTGGCCATCACCGGTCCGTTGTCCGCGCTGACGCTGGTGATTGTGGCGTTCGTGGTGGATGTGCCGTCGGCTGCCGTGTTCTGGCTGCTGGTGTTCGGCTTTGTGGTCCAGGTGGCCATTCCGGTTCTGTATGCGTATGTGTCCGAGCTGTACCCAACGGAACTTCGTGGCTCCGGCTTCGGCTGGGCCTCTACGTTCTCCCGCATCGGCGCAGGCTTCGGCCCCTTGGTGTTCGCCTCGTTCTTCTGGCCGGAGTTCGGCTTGGCGCAGTCGTTCGCCATGGCTGGCGGGCTGGTGCTGCTGTCCGTGCTGTGGATGGCGTTCTTCGCCCCGGAGACGAAGCAGCGCGTCCTCTCCTGA
- the murQ gene encoding N-acetylmuramic acid 6-phosphate etherase: MTEQTGPTNADNLAGLRTELAGLQTEATAEGLENLDILGTEELVAAMLAHSAGVHAAVAAASPAIVQTVDAVAERLQRGGRLLYVGAGTAGRLGVLDASECPPTFGTPPGLVVGLIAGGTKAIQQPVEYAEDNATAGARDLHDVNVTEADAVVGITASGRTPYVIGALEEARKRGAFTASLACNKGSAVSHLAVAAIEVVVGPEFIAGSTRLNSGTAQKLVLNMISTLVMVKLGKTYGNLMVDLRATNEKLLARSQRTVQHATGVSAQEAAAALDSVGGSVKAAILVLLTGIEAGQAKGALEEAGGFLRRAIENRK, translated from the coding sequence GTGACGGAACAAACTGGCCCGACTAACGCCGACAACCTAGCGGGCCTGCGCACGGAACTGGCCGGACTGCAGACCGAGGCCACAGCCGAGGGCCTGGAAAACCTGGACATCCTTGGCACTGAAGAACTCGTCGCAGCGATGCTCGCCCACAGTGCAGGAGTACACGCCGCCGTTGCGGCCGCCAGTCCGGCGATTGTTCAAACGGTCGACGCCGTTGCGGAGCGACTCCAGCGCGGTGGCCGCCTTTTGTATGTGGGAGCGGGAACGGCCGGGCGGCTCGGTGTGCTGGATGCGAGCGAGTGCCCGCCGACGTTCGGTACCCCGCCGGGACTCGTCGTCGGGCTGATCGCGGGCGGCACCAAAGCGATCCAGCAGCCGGTGGAGTATGCCGAGGACAATGCAACTGCCGGCGCGCGGGACCTGCACGACGTGAACGTGACCGAAGCCGACGCCGTCGTGGGCATTACGGCCTCGGGCAGGACGCCGTACGTGATCGGTGCCCTGGAGGAAGCCCGCAAGCGGGGAGCTTTTACGGCGTCGCTGGCGTGCAACAAGGGTTCGGCCGTGAGCCATCTGGCCGTTGCCGCCATTGAGGTTGTTGTGGGTCCGGAGTTCATTGCGGGCTCCACCCGGCTGAACTCGGGCACGGCGCAGAAACTTGTCCTGAACATGATCAGCACTTTGGTGATGGTGAAGCTCGGCAAGACGTACGGAAACCTCATGGTGGATCTGCGTGCCACCAACGAGAAATTGCTGGCCCGCTCGCAGCGCACGGTTCAGCACGCCACCGGGGTTTCGGCCCAGGAGGCTGCGGCGGCTCTGGACTCTGTTGGCGGTTCGGTGAAAGCGGCCATTTTGGTACTCCTGACGGGCATCGAGGCAGGTCAGGCCAAGGGTGCTTTGGAAGAAGCCGGCGGTTTCCTGCGAAGGGCAATCGAGAACCGGAAGTAA
- a CDS encoding N-acetylglucosamine kinase: MEATEVVLVADVGKSRCRVELRSGTELLGAADQHGFPGVHVDNGPTLAFELLLETVSLLPPGLPMSGITGVGAAVAGVEASAEKSQELATMLSQRFSVPAAVLSDATAAQLGALQGAPGTALIVGTGAVAFRFDEAGNLHRADGWGPYLGDRGSGRWIGQQGLQAVLEAHDGGPATSLSAAAGALVESPEMLPGWLAANENPYRAMARFAPLVLHAAEAGDAVAHDIVSEACRILTHTVKLASGGDNGSSPRVALLGGVVGSDFFASLLRKSLASAGIEVVAPLGDGLDGAALAATRRGLIQERYIHRDGTNWPD; this comes from the coding sequence ATGGAAGCCACCGAGGTTGTTCTTGTTGCCGATGTTGGGAAGAGCCGTTGCCGCGTGGAGCTGCGCAGCGGTACGGAGTTGCTGGGCGCCGCGGACCAGCACGGTTTCCCCGGGGTGCACGTGGACAACGGGCCCACCCTCGCGTTCGAACTCCTCCTCGAAACTGTGAGCCTCCTTCCGCCCGGCCTTCCGATGAGCGGGATCACCGGCGTTGGCGCGGCTGTGGCAGGGGTTGAGGCGTCCGCGGAAAAGTCGCAGGAGCTGGCCACCATGTTGTCCCAAAGATTCAGCGTGCCCGCAGCCGTCCTCTCTGATGCCACGGCCGCCCAGCTTGGAGCACTTCAGGGCGCCCCCGGAACCGCCCTCATTGTTGGCACAGGCGCCGTGGCGTTCCGCTTTGACGAAGCGGGCAATCTGCACCGCGCCGACGGTTGGGGTCCCTATTTGGGCGATCGCGGCAGCGGGCGGTGGATTGGCCAGCAGGGTCTTCAGGCAGTTCTTGAAGCGCACGACGGCGGCCCGGCCACGTCCCTCTCCGCTGCTGCTGGCGCTCTGGTTGAGTCGCCCGAAATGCTTCCGGGTTGGCTCGCGGCAAACGAGAACCCCTACCGGGCAATGGCCCGGTTCGCGCCGCTGGTTCTGCACGCCGCGGAGGCGGGTGACGCCGTCGCACATGACATCGTCAGCGAGGCGTGCCGCATTCTGACCCATACGGTGAAGCTCGCGTCGGGCGGGGACAACGGCAGCAGCCCTCGCGTGGCGCTTCTGGGCGGTGTGGTGGGCTCGGACTTCTTCGCGTCGCTCTTGCGGAAGTCCCTCGCTTCGGCTGGGATTGAGGTGGTGGCGCCGCTGGGCGATGGCTTGGATGGTGCTGCCCTCGCTGCGACGCGCCGCGGGCTCATCCAGGAAAGGTACATCCATCGTGACGGAACAAACTGGCCCGACTAA